CACGTTGCCGAAGGTGAGGGCGGCCATGTAGCGGCCCTGCTCGCCCAGGCCGAGCGCCTCGACGGCCTGCTCGACGTCGCCGAGGGTCGTGTAGAGGGCGTCGTTCGAGCCCTCGTGCTGAACGCCGTCTTCCTCGCCGCCGACGACGCCGATCTCGACCTCGAGAATGGCGTTGATGTTCTTCATGCGGGGCAACAGCTCGCGGGCGATCTCGATGTTCTCGGCGAGCGGCACGGCCGAGCCATCCCACATGTGCGACTGGAAGATGGGGTTGCGTCCGGCCTTCACCTCGGCCTCGCTGGCCTCGATGAGCGGCATGACGAAGCCGTCGAGCGCATCCTTGGGGCAGTGGTCGGTGTGCAGGGCGACTGTGATGGGGTAGTTCTTGGCCACCTCGGTGGCGAACGCGGCGAACGCGAGGGCCCCCGAGGCGCGGGCCTTCACGCTCTGGCCGGCGAAGTAGTCGGCGCCGCCGGTCGTGACCTGCAGAATGCCGTCGGAGCCAGCCTCGGTGAGGCCCTGCAGAACGGCGTTGATCGTCGACGACGACGACACGTTGATGGCGGGGTAGGCGAACCCGCCCTTCTTAGCCTTATCGAGCATCTCGGCGTACTGCTCGGGGGTGGCGATGGGCATGGTGCTCCTCGTGCGTGGTGGGCTGTGGGGACGGCTCCGAGTCTAGCCAGCGTGGGGCGCCCGGCCGCTAGGCTGGGGCGTGCGCTGTTCTACCACCCGGCGCGTCCGTTCATCCGCTTGATCGACGCCGAGAGAAGGACGCCACTGTGGTGACCACCGAAACCGGAACCCTGTTCCTGCACCCCGACCGCAACCTCGCCATGGAGCTGGTGCGCGCGACCGAGGCGGCCGCGATCCGCTCGGCCCCCTACATCGGACGCGGCGACAAGAACGCGGCCGACGGCGCGGCGGTGGATGCGATGCGCAAATTCTTGGGGACGGTGAACTTCACGGGCGTCGTCGTTATCGGGGAGGGCGAGAAAGACAACGCGCCGATGCTCTTCAATGGCGAGCAGGTCGGGACCGGGAACGGCCCGATGTGCGACATCGCGGTCGACCCGATCGACGGCACCTCGTTGACGGCGGCCGGCCGCAGCCACGCGATCTCGATGATCGCGGTCGCCGATCGGGGAACCATGCTGGACGCCTCCAGCGTGTTCTACATGGACAAGATCGTCACGGGTCACGAGGGAATCGGCGTCGTCGACATCCGCCAATCGGTCGGCGAGAACATCCGAGCGCTCGCCGCGGCGAAGGGCAAGCGCGTCGACCAGATGCGGATCGCCGTGCTCGACCGGCCGCGCCACCAGAAGCTGATTGAGGAGATCCGCGAGGCGGGCGCTGGCACGCGCCTCATCCTCGACGGCGACGTCGCCGCGGGCATCAACGCCGCCCGCCACGACACCCGCATCGACATGGCGATCGGCACGGGCGGCAGCCCTGAGGGTGTGGCGACGGCCTGCGCGGTGAAGGCGCTCGGCGGCTTCATTCAGGGACGCCTCGCCCCGGGCTCCGACGAGGAGCGCGAGAAGGGCGCCGCGGCGGGCCTGACGTTCGACCACGTCTACGAGGCCAACGAGCTCGTGAGCAGCGACAACACCTTCTTCGTCGCGACCGGAGTCACCGACGGCGAGCTGGTGCGTGGCGTGCTGCGCGACGGCCCGATGATCCGCACCGAGTCGATCGTGCTGCGCTCACGCTCCGGCACGATCCGCCGCGTCGTCGCCGACCACCAGGTCTCGAAGTGGCTTGACGAGGACGAGGTGCTCGGGCTGTAGCTCGGTTCGGATCCGCGCGACGCTAGGCCGCGTCGAGGCCGAGCACGTGACCGCAGAAGTCGTGCGCGGCATCGATGTCGGGAACGGCAAAACCGGCGAAGGCGAGGCGCGGGGCGATCATGTCGCAACGCTACTCCGCCTCCGCCGGTCAAAATAGGGGCCGGTGCGCTACAGCAGGTTCGGGATTTTCTGCTCTTCGGCCGTATTCGCGCGCCGGAACCAGAAGGTCACGAAGGTCGCCACGATGACGATGAACAGTGAGTACATCGCCGGCACGATGAGAATCAGGCCGAGGTTCGGGTCGTTGGCGAATGTGGCCAGGACGATCGCGATGGCGAGGGGGCCGTTCTGGATTCCGGTCT
The sequence above is a segment of the Microcella alkaliphila genome. Coding sequences within it:
- the fbaA gene encoding class II fructose-bisphosphate aldolase, which codes for MPIATPEQYAEMLDKAKKGGFAYPAINVSSSSTINAVLQGLTEAGSDGILQVTTGGADYFAGQSVKARASGALAFAAFATEVAKNYPITVALHTDHCPKDALDGFVMPLIEASEAEVKAGRNPIFQSHMWDGSAVPLAENIEIARELLPRMKNINAILEVEIGVVGGEEDGVQHEGSNDALYTTLGDVEQAVEALGLGEQGRYMAALTFGNVHGVYKPGNVKLRPELLAEIQQGIQAKYGTGALPLDLVFHGGSGSTDEEIATAVANGVIKMNIDTDTQYAYSRSVADSVLKNYDGFLKVDGEVGNKKVYDPRAWGKAAETAMAKRVVEATQQLGSAGHSGR
- the glpX gene encoding class II fructose-bisphosphatase, which gives rise to MELVRATEAAAIRSAPYIGRGDKNAADGAAVDAMRKFLGTVNFTGVVVIGEGEKDNAPMLFNGEQVGTGNGPMCDIAVDPIDGTSLTAAGRSHAISMIAVADRGTMLDASSVFYMDKIVTGHEGIGVVDIRQSVGENIRALAAAKGKRVDQMRIAVLDRPRHQKLIEEIREAGAGTRLILDGDVAAGINAARHDTRIDMAIGTGGSPEGVATACAVKALGGFIQGRLAPGSDEEREKGAAAGLTFDHVYEANELVSSDNTFFVATGVTDGELVRGVLRDGPMIRTESIVLRSRSGTIRRVVADHQVSKWLDEDEVLGL